A window of Exiguobacterium sp. FSL W8-0210 genomic DNA:
TGGTATTGGAATCACGAACCAACGTGAAACAGCTGTCGTCTGGGAAAAAGAAACAGGGAAACCGATTCACAATGCAGTCGTGTGGCAATCGAGACAAACGGCTGAAATCTGTGAAGCGCTTCGAGCAGCCGGTCATGCCGAGCTCTTCCGTGAGAAGACAGGTCTATTGATTGACGCTTATTTCTCTGGTACGAAAGTCAAATGGATTTTAGATCATGTCGAAGGAGCACGGGAACGTGCTGAACGTGGTGAACTATTGTTCGGTACGATCGATACGTGGCTCATCTGGAAATTATCCGGCGGAAAAGCACATGTGACCGACTATTCGAATGCAAGTCGTACGTTGATGTATAACATTCATGAATTAAAATGGGATGACGAGTTACTCGGCATCTTAGATGTCCCGAAAGCGATGCTTCCAGAAGTACGACCATCTTCTGAAGTGTACGCAGAGACAGCAGGGTATCACTTCTTCGGAGAATCAGTTCCGATTGCTGGAGCAGCGGGCGATCAGCAAGCCGCCTTGTTTGGTCAAGCGTGTTTTGACACAGGAATGGCAAAGAACACATACGGTACAGGCTGCTTCATGTTGATGAACACAGGCGAAGAGGCTGTGAAATCAGATCACGGATTGCTGACGACGATCGCGTGGGGCGTCGATGGAAAAGTCGAATATGCTTTAGAAGGAAGTATCTTCGTCGCAGGATCTGCGATTCAATGGTTACGTGACGGCTTACGTCTCATTGATGATGCCAAAGAATCAGAAGGATACGCAACACGCGTCACGTCTTCAGACGGTGTCTACGTTGTACCAGCATTCGTTGGTCTTGGAACGCCTTACTGGGAATCAGACGTTCGAGGTGCGGTCTTCGGTTTGACACGGGGTACGGAAAAAGAACACTTCATCCGCGCGACACTAGAATCACTCGCTTATCAGACACGCGATGTTTTATCTGCGATGGAACAAGATTCAGGCATCGAGATGAAGACACTTCGTGTCGATGGTGGAGCGGTTAAAAACAACTTCTTGATGCAGTTCCAGGGCGATATCATCCAAGCACCGGTCGAACGTCCGGAAATCAATGAGACGACGGCATTAGGTGCAGCCTACTTGGCAGGTCTTGCTGTCGGATTCTTTGAAAACCGTGAACAAATTGCTACGCAATGGAAAAAAGAACGTCGCTTCGAGCCAAGCATGGCAAAAGAAGAGACGGATGCGCTCTACGGTGGATGGCAAAAAGCTGTTCAAGCTACGATGTTGTTCAAATGATGTGATGTATGTTATAGTAAGGTCAAGTTAATAAATCGGTCGGAGAATATGGAGAGACCACAGCAGCAGTTGACATAGTCAGCGTGTTTGTTGTGGTCTCTTTTTTTTCGAACCTAAACAGGAGGAACTATTCATGGCTAACCAACCATTTTCAAGCAAAAACCGTGCAGATGTCTATAATCGATTAACACGTGAAGAACTCGATCTACTCGTCGTAGGTGGCGGTATCACAGGTGCGGGGATCGCCCTCGATGCAGCGTCACGCGGTATGAAGATTGGCCTCGTCGAAATGCAGGATTTCGCGTCCGGTACGTCTAGTCGTTCAACGAAATTAGTCCATGGTGGTCTACGTTATTTAAAACAATTCGAAGTTCAGATGGTCGCGGAAGTCGGTAAAGAACGTGCGATCGTTTACGAAAACGGACCACACGTCACGACACCAGAGTGGATGTTGCTTCCGATGCATAAAGGCGGTACGTTCGGACCGTTCAGTACGTCAATCGGTCTTCGTGTTTATGACTTCTTAGCAGGTGTTAAACGTTCGGAATGGCGGACGATGTTATCTGCGAAAGAGACATTGGCAAAAGAACCACTCGTCAAACAACAAGGTCTTAAAGGTGGCGGTTACTACGTTGAGTACCGTACAGATGACGCCCGTCTAACAATCGAAGTCATGAAAGAAGCGGTTGAACACGGTGCACGCGTCGTCAATTATACAAAAGCGGAAGAAATCATCTACGATGCTGGAAAAGTCGTCGGCATGCGTGTGACGGACCTCTTGACAGGTGACGTACATGAAATCCGTGCGAAAAAAGTCGTCAACGCGACAGGTCCATGGGTTGATGAATTACGTGAAAAAGATGGCTCTAAAGTCGGGAAACAACTTCGTTTGACAAAAGGTGTCCACGTCGTCATCGATCAATCGAAATTCCCACTCAAACAAGCGGTCTACTTCGATACACCAGACGGTCGGATGATCTTCGCGATTCCACGTGATGGAAAAGCGTACGTTGGTACGACAGATACGTTCTTCGATAAAGATACTGCACATCCGAAGTTCACAGTCGAAGACCAAGACTACGTCCTAGACGCGATTCACTACATGTTCCCAGAGGTTAAAGTGACAGCAGAAGACGTTGAATCAAGCTGGGCTGGTGTACGTCCATTGATTTATGAAGAAGGAAAAGATCCTTCTGAAATCTCTCGTAAAGATGAAGTATGGCAGTCTGAGTCAGGTCTCATTACGATTGCGGGTGGGAAATTGACTGGATACCGTAAAATGGGTGAGCACGTCGTTGATCTCGTCGCTAAACTCTTGAAAAAAGAAGAAAACGTCGCGTACGCACGTTGCTCGACGAAAAACATGCCAATGTCTGGTGGACACGTCGGCGGAGCAAAAGGATTTGCTGAATTCCTAAAAGCTCAAACAGCAACGAACGGTCTAACGACAGAAGAAGTTCAATTCCTAGCAAAACGCTACGGTTCGAACTTACCGAAAGTACTGGAATATGCAGCAGCATTCGATGCAGCAACGACAGCTCTTCCACGTTCTGTCTATGCACAACTCCACTACAGCATCGAACATGAAATGGTCGCTCGTCCGATCGACTTCTTCATCCGTCGTACAGGTGCTGTCTTCTTTGACATCGCGTGGGCTCGTGCTCATAAAGATGCCGTCATCGAAGAAATGAAAACTGTCTTGAACTGGACAGCAGAACAAACAGATGCTTATACGAAAGAACTCGATATCGAAATCGAAGATGCAGCACACGCGCTTGTAACAGAATAAGCGATGAACGCACTAAAGAACCAAGATCAAAACGATCTTGGTTCTTTTTTTGAACATATTTGAATCGACCTGGGCGGAAAGATTGCAACTCTGTCTAGAGGCGACTATGCTTAATGTATGAAACTGCACAAAAGGAGAGAACACTGATGAAAGTAGAAGTATGGTCGGATTATGCATGTCCGTTTTGTTATATTGGGAAGCGTCGTTTAGAACAAGCAATTGCGAACGAAAAGTTGGATATTGAGGTCGAATTCAAAAGCTTTGAACTTGACCCAGATGCACCAGCAGTGCCGACGCAAGGGTTATACGAAATTCTTGCTTCGAAATATGGGACGACTCTCGAACAAGCACGGAATATGTCGCAAGGTGTCGTTGATACGGCACGTCAGGAAGGCTTGCACTACGAGATGGATCGTGTCATCCCAGCCAATACATTCGAGGCTCATCGCCTGACTCAATTTGCAAAAAAACATGGTAAGATGAATGCAGTATCGGAAGCTTTGTTCACAGCTTATTTCATGAATGGAGAAGATTTGAATGACCCAACCATTCTGACGCGGATCGCAGTAGAAGCAGGACTTGCTGAAGCAGATGTCACAGCGTTTCTCGCATCAAAAGAACTGGCGACAGATGTTCGAGAAGAAGAGGCGATGGCACAACAACTTGGTGTTCGTGGTGTACCGTTCTTCGTCTTCGACCGAAAATATGCTATTTCCGGCGCACAACCAGTAGAAGCATTCGAACAAGTCTTCGCGAAGATCCGCCAGGAACAAACACTTGAAATCATCGCTGAAGGTGATGCGTGTGGTGTCGACGGCTGTAACTGATCACATTATGATTCCATCACAAAGGAGCACGAAACCCTTATGAAATTCATCTTCCATCCTGAGATTCGCGACGCGCGAATCAATCTCGCTGTCGAAGAATTCATCTTGAACAACCTGAACGTCAATGAAGAAGACTATTTCTTGTTTTATATCAACGGTCCATCCATCATCGTCGGAAAAAACCAGAACACGAATGAAGAAGTTAATTTGAAGTATGTCGAGGAAAACGGCATCCACGTCGTCCGTCGTCTTTCCGGCGGTGGCGCTGTGTATCATGACGAAGGAAACTTGAACTTCAGTTTCTTGACGAAAGATGACGGTGATTCGTTCAACAACTATAAAAAGTTCACGGAGCCGGTCGTGCAAGCGCTGCATAAACTCGGTGTCGAAGCGGAGTTATCTGGACGAAACGATATTCATGTCGGAAGCCGGAAAATCAGCGGGAATGCCCAGTTCACGACAAAAGGACGGATGTTTAGTCATGGTACGCTGATGCTCGATTCGAACATCGAAGAAGTCGTCAATGCGCTTGTCGTCAGTGAAGAGAAGATGCGTTCCAAAGGCATTAAATCGGTTCGGAGCCGTGTCGCGAACATCTCGGAATTCCTGACAGAACCGTTGACGATGGAACAATTCGTCGATCATCTCCTTGCCTCGATCTATGAAGGGAAAGAGATTGAACGGTATATCTTAACTGAAGAAGACTGGGATAAAGTACGTGCCATCTCGGCAGAACGTTATGGCAACTGGGAATGGAATTTCGGAAAATCACCGAAATTCGATGTTATTCAAAAAAAACGTTTCCCGATTGGAACGATTGACTTCCGATTGAATGTCAAAAAAGGCATCATTGAAGAAGCGAAGATTTACGGTGACTTCTTTGGCGTCGAGGACGCGGAAGAAATCGCACGGGCGCTTGAAGGTACACGTTATGATCGCGCGTCTCTTCGCGAAGTGCTCGGTCGGTACGAATTGAAAAAATATTTCGGCGCCGTCGAACTTGATGAGGTGCTAGACGTTTTAGCGTAAGTCTTTATGGGAAAACTCCTTCTATCAACAGCATAGGGGGAGTTTTTTTCATGGGCTATAATAAAGATAACTTTTTAGAAGGTTCGTTGACGGACTTTATCGATTTTGAACAGATTTCAAAACAATTACCGAAGACGGAGGACGAACAACCGTTACCTTATTATGAGCGTGATGATTATAAGGCAGCAGGTAAGCTTGAAGGAAAGGTCGCAATCGTCACAGGCGGCAATTCTGGAATCGGTCGTGCTGTCTCGATTGCTTATGTCCGTGAAGGGGCAAAGGTTGTCATTGCTTTCTATGGCGATCAAGAGGGAGCAGAAGAAACGAAAGCGCGTCTTGAAGAATTAGGAGGCGAAGTCCTACTTTCTAAAGGAGATATTGGGGACGCAGACTACTGTGAAACACTTGTTCAAAAAACGATCGACCATTTCGGTCGCTTAGATATCGTCGTCAACAATGCAAGTATGCAAAAACCAGAAGATAGTCTGAAGGATATCACGGATGAGTCGATGGAGAAGACGTTTAAGACAAATATCTTCGGAATGATGCGCCTTGCCCGTGCTGCTTTACCGCACCTTTCACTTGGTTCTGCCATCATCAATACGACATCTTCGACAGCATACGAGGGGAACGCATTATTGATCGACTACTCCGCTACTAAAGGAGCAATCGTTAGCTTCACGCGGAGTCTTTCAATGAATCTGGCAAAAGAGGGCATTCGTGTCAACGCCGTCGCGCCTGGTCCGATTTGGACACCACTCATCACGGAGACGTTCCCGGATGAATCAGTCAAGACGTTCGGTAAGAATACACCGATGGATCGTCCAGGGCAACCGGCCGAGATGGCATCTGCTTATGTCTTCCTCGCCTGTAACGATTCAAGTTATATGACAGGACAGGTCCTTCACTTAAATGGTGGTGTCATCGTTAACGGTTAAAAAGAAACTCGGTGAAAACGTTTCCAAAAAGTGTTACACTATCCATACGGTCGCTTTTGACTACGTATGGATTTTTTTTATGTAAAAAATGAATAGTCATTCATTCGAAAGGGGAATTTTGCTCATGCTTGGATTGATTCAATCCGTCGAAGAAACCGCTCGAACACATCCGGACTCAACCGCGTATGTGTTTGAGGACACGCAAGTCAGCTATCGTGAGTTCGTCGAGAAGTTTCACCGGGCAGCCGGTGCGCTTGAAGCGAACGGAATCCGAAAAGGCGATCATGTCGCGCTGATCTTAGGGAATAGCCCAGCATTCCTAGTGGCATATTACGCCATCATGAAACAAGGGGCAATCGCGATTCCAATCAACCCTACATATACACCGGATGAGATCGGGTATATCCTGATGAACGGTGATGTGAAGGGGATTTTAGGCATTGCTCCGCTTGTTGAAGCTGCAAAAGATCGTCTCGTTCATTTACCGAACCTCAGGATTGTCGTCTCTGTTCCCTATGCGGATCAAGAAGGACCAAACGAAACACATCAACAAGTGACGTTCATCACGCTCGATCGCTGGCTCGAAATCGAACATCCATTGACAGACGTGACGAATGAACTGGATGACATCGCCGTCATTCTCTATACGAGTGGGACGACAGGAAAACCAAAAGGTGCGATGTTATCGCATCGTAATCTGACGTCGAATGCGCGCTCGATCGGAGATTATCTACACGTATCAAGTAAAGACCGGACACTTGCCGTATTACCAATGTTCCATGTCTTTTGTTTGACAGTCGTGATCAATGCTTCGCTCGCACATGGAGCCTCAATCATCATTGCTTCACGTTTTTCACCACAAGAGACGTTTGAATTATCGAAAAAAGAACAGGTGACGATTTTTGCAGGCGTGCCAACGATGTATAATTTCTTACTCCAAACCGTGAAGGCCCATCCGGAATACGCGACCTATTTTGAGTCAACCCGTCTATTCGTATCAGGAGGAGCGAGTCTTCCAGTACCACTCCTTGAAGCGTTTGATCAGACATTCCAGTGTCATATCCTCGAAGGATACGGTTTATCG
This region includes:
- a CDS encoding glycerol-3-phosphate dehydrogenase/oxidase, with product MANQPFSSKNRADVYNRLTREELDLLVVGGGITGAGIALDAASRGMKIGLVEMQDFASGTSSRSTKLVHGGLRYLKQFEVQMVAEVGKERAIVYENGPHVTTPEWMLLPMHKGGTFGPFSTSIGLRVYDFLAGVKRSEWRTMLSAKETLAKEPLVKQQGLKGGGYYVEYRTDDARLTIEVMKEAVEHGARVVNYTKAEEIIYDAGKVVGMRVTDLLTGDVHEIRAKKVVNATGPWVDELREKDGSKVGKQLRLTKGVHVVIDQSKFPLKQAVYFDTPDGRMIFAIPRDGKAYVGTTDTFFDKDTAHPKFTVEDQDYVLDAIHYMFPEVKVTAEDVESSWAGVRPLIYEEGKDPSEISRKDEVWQSESGLITIAGGKLTGYRKMGEHVVDLVAKLLKKEENVAYARCSTKNMPMSGGHVGGAKGFAEFLKAQTATNGLTTEEVQFLAKRYGSNLPKVLEYAAAFDAATTALPRSVYAQLHYSIEHEMVARPIDFFIRRTGAVFFDIAWARAHKDAVIEEMKTVLNWTAEQTDAYTKELDIEIEDAAHALVTE
- a CDS encoding lipoate--protein ligase — protein: MKFIFHPEIRDARINLAVEEFILNNLNVNEEDYFLFYINGPSIIVGKNQNTNEEVNLKYVEENGIHVVRRLSGGGAVYHDEGNLNFSFLTKDDGDSFNNYKKFTEPVVQALHKLGVEAELSGRNDIHVGSRKISGNAQFTTKGRMFSHGTLMLDSNIEEVVNALVVSEEKMRSKGIKSVRSRVANISEFLTEPLTMEQFVDHLLASIYEGKEIERYILTEEDWDKVRAISAERYGNWEWNFGKSPKFDVIQKKRFPIGTIDFRLNVKKGIIEEAKIYGDFFGVEDAEEIARALEGTRYDRASLREVLGRYELKKYFGAVELDEVLDVLA
- the glpK gene encoding glycerol kinase GlpK, with the protein product MENYILSLDQGTTSTRAILFNRAGEIVHSAQQEFTQYFPKPGWVEHNANEIWGSVLAVVATCLTEANVKPSQIAGIGITNQRETAVVWEKETGKPIHNAVVWQSRQTAEICEALRAAGHAELFREKTGLLIDAYFSGTKVKWILDHVEGARERAERGELLFGTIDTWLIWKLSGGKAHVTDYSNASRTLMYNIHELKWDDELLGILDVPKAMLPEVRPSSEVYAETAGYHFFGESVPIAGAAGDQQAALFGQACFDTGMAKNTYGTGCFMLMNTGEEAVKSDHGLLTTIAWGVDGKVEYALEGSIFVAGSAIQWLRDGLRLIDDAKESEGYATRVTSSDGVYVVPAFVGLGTPYWESDVRGAVFGLTRGTEKEHFIRATLESLAYQTRDVLSAMEQDSGIEMKTLRVDGGAVKNNFLMQFQGDIIQAPVERPEINETTALGAAYLAGLAVGFFENREQIATQWKKERRFEPSMAKEETDALYGGWQKAVQATMLFK
- a CDS encoding fatty acid--CoA ligase family protein; this translates as MLGLIQSVEETARTHPDSTAYVFEDTQVSYREFVEKFHRAAGALEANGIRKGDHVALILGNSPAFLVAYYAIMKQGAIAIPINPTYTPDEIGYILMNGDVKGILGIAPLVEAAKDRLVHLPNLRIVVSVPYADQEGPNETHQQVTFITLDRWLEIEHPLTDVTNELDDIAVILYTSGTTGKPKGAMLSHRNLTSNARSIGDYLHVSSKDRTLAVLPMFHVFCLTVVINASLAHGASIIIASRFSPQETFELSKKEQVTIFAGVPTMYNFLLQTVKAHPEYATYFESTRLFVSGGASLPVPLLEAFDQTFQCHILEGYGLSEASPVTCFNPVDGVQKPGSIGTSIVDVENKVVDELGQELPDGQVGELIVRGPNVMTGYYKMPEESQATLRDGWLYTGDLARRDEDGYFYIVDRKKDMIIVGGYNVYPREVEEVLYQHPNIIEAAVIGIPDEEMGEAVKAFVVVRETMTEEETQAFCATSLAKYKCPTQIEFIDQLPRNTTGKILRTVLKKQPTNS
- a CDS encoding DsbA family oxidoreductase, with amino-acid sequence MKVEVWSDYACPFCYIGKRRLEQAIANEKLDIEVEFKSFELDPDAPAVPTQGLYEILASKYGTTLEQARNMSQGVVDTARQEGLHYEMDRVIPANTFEAHRLTQFAKKHGKMNAVSEALFTAYFMNGEDLNDPTILTRIAVEAGLAEADVTAFLASKELATDVREEEAMAQQLGVRGVPFFVFDRKYAISGAQPVEAFEQVFAKIRQEQTLEIIAEGDACGVDGCN
- a CDS encoding glucose 1-dehydrogenase, giving the protein MGYNKDNFLEGSLTDFIDFEQISKQLPKTEDEQPLPYYERDDYKAAGKLEGKVAIVTGGNSGIGRAVSIAYVREGAKVVIAFYGDQEGAEETKARLEELGGEVLLSKGDIGDADYCETLVQKTIDHFGRLDIVVNNASMQKPEDSLKDITDESMEKTFKTNIFGMMRLARAALPHLSLGSAIINTTSSTAYEGNALLIDYSATKGAIVSFTRSLSMNLAKEGIRVNAVAPGPIWTPLITETFPDESVKTFGKNTPMDRPGQPAEMASAYVFLACNDSSYMTGQVLHLNGGVIVNG